The following DNA comes from Limnobacter sp. SAORIC-580.
TTGCCAAGGCTTTGGAAAGCGCGAGCCTGTCGGCTGACAAGGCTGCTGACCTGGGCAAGCGTTTGCAGATGGATGACCCCACTGCCTCGGTTGAGGAAACCGTGATCGCCATGAATACTTCGTCGCTGCAATTTACAGCGGTGGTTCAGGCCCGAAACAAAATTCTTCAGGCCTACAACGACATCATGAACATGCCTGTGTAATGTTTTGAAGTCGTTCTGAATTCCAGACAGGCTGTGGCACAATCCAGTTCATTGACCCCATTGAAGAACTGGAGCCCAGCCCATGATTGCACCTTTCCCGATTGCCCGAGACAACCGAGCCGAAACCGCAACCGACCTCTTTATGTTGCCTCAGTTGGCGAACCGGCATGGTTTGATCACAGGCGCAACCGGCACGGGTAAGACTGTCACTTTGCAGGTATTGGCTGAAGCTTTTTCACGAATGGGCACGCCCGTGTTCATGGCCGATGTGAAAGGCGACTTGACCGGTATTTCCCAGCCCGGGAAAACTTCTCCGAAATTTGAAGAGCGTCTGAAAATGACTGGCATTCCTGTGCCGGAATTTGCAGGCAGCCCGGTGACTTTGTGGGATGTGTTTGGTGAACAAGGCCACCCGGTGCGTGCCACCATCTCCGATATGGGCCCTTTGTTGTTGGGCCGTTTGCTGGGTTTGAACGACACGCAAGAAGGCGTGTTGAACCTGGTGTTTAAAATTGCGGACGACAACGGCATGCTGTTGCTGGATTTGAAAGACCTGCGCGCCATGTTGCAGTACGTGGGTGAAAACGCCAAGCAGTTCACCACCGAGTACGGCAATATTTCTTCGGCTTCGGTGGGCGCCATTCAGCGTGGCCTGCTGGCTCTGGAGGGGCAGGGGGCTGACAAGTTTTTCGGTGAGCCCATGTTGAACATGGATGACCTGATGCAAACTGACTCAAACGGCAAGGGCATCATCAACATTCTGGCGGCCAACCAGCTGATGAATTCGCCAAAGTTGTATGCCACCTTCCTGTTGTGGTTGTTGTCTGAACTGTTTGAGAATCTTCCCGAAGTAGGCGATGTCGAGAAACCCAAAATGGTGTTTTTCTTTGATGAGGCGCACTTGCTGTTTACTGATGCACCCAAACCCCTGATTGAAAAAGTCGAGCTGGTGGTTCGCCTGATTCGTTCCAAAGGTGTGGGTGTTTATTTCGTAACCCAGAATCCGCTGGATGTTCCTGATTCGGTGTTGGGGCAGCTCGGTAATCGCGTTCAGCATGCCTTGCGGGCCTTCACCCCGCGCGACCAGAAAGCGGTGAAAGTGGCGGCTGAAACCATGCGCCCAAATGCTGGTTTGGACATTGAAGCTGCCATTACTGAGTTGGGTGTGGGTGAAGCCTTGGTCAGTTTTCTTGATCCCAAAGGCACGCCAAGCCCCACATGTCGCGCCTGGGTGTATCCACCTGCCAGCAAGTTTGGCCCGGCCAGTCCCGAGCAATGCAAGGAATTGATTGCGAATTCATTGGTTGCGGGTGTGTACGAAAAAACCGTAGACCGTGAATCGGCATTCGAAATGTTGAAGGCGCGCACCGAGCAGGCGATGGCTGCGCAGGATGCTGCAGAAACACCTGCTGCAAAAGGCACTCAA
Coding sequences within:
- a CDS encoding flagellar hook-basal body complex protein FliE, which produces MIDKMGAVSGLLSSAVTDAIKSPSLTSKPQALDQASFADAIAKALESASLSADKAADLGKRLQMDDPTASVEETVIAMNTSSLQFTAVVQARNKILQAYNDIMNMPV
- a CDS encoding helicase HerA-like domain-containing protein produces the protein MIAPFPIARDNRAETATDLFMLPQLANRHGLITGATGTGKTVTLQVLAEAFSRMGTPVFMADVKGDLTGISQPGKTSPKFEERLKMTGIPVPEFAGSPVTLWDVFGEQGHPVRATISDMGPLLLGRLLGLNDTQEGVLNLVFKIADDNGMLLLDLKDLRAMLQYVGENAKQFTTEYGNISSASVGAIQRGLLALEGQGADKFFGEPMLNMDDLMQTDSNGKGIINILAANQLMNSPKLYATFLLWLLSELFENLPEVGDVEKPKMVFFFDEAHLLFTDAPKPLIEKVELVVRLIRSKGVGVYFVTQNPLDVPDSVLGQLGNRVQHALRAFTPRDQKAVKVAAETMRPNAGLDIEAAITELGVGEALVSFLDPKGTPSPTCRAWVYPPASKFGPASPEQCKELIANSLVAGVYEKTVDRESAFEMLKARTEQAMAAQDAAETPAAKGTQTAEEKSTLSGLGDMLFGTSGAGGRKRQSVAETMAKSAARSIGSQVGRELMRGILGSLLGGSKRR